The following DNA comes from Schistocerca piceifrons isolate TAMUIC-IGC-003096 chromosome 3, iqSchPice1.1, whole genome shotgun sequence.
ccgagcgctgttggcgaacGGGTTGCACTCAGGCGCTCGTTGAAGCTTCCAGgggctgttcggacggagtttactttTAGTAATATTCATGTTAGATGTAACGTTATAGATTTATATTACTCATCTTCGGAAGTAAATATAAGTACAAGAGGCCGTATTACCCAGATATTTCAGTTAACTTTGATATTGTATTATGAAGTGTGGTTTGTAAATATATTTACGAATATTAAAAGATTAACATAAAAAAGTGGGAAAGCATTAAGATGTTGGAAATGCTAATGCACTCGGAATCGAAACTGTCAGTGTCATACACCTCGTACTGGCCATTGAATttcctacaccaggaagaaatgcagatgataaacgggtattcattggacaaatatattatactagaactgacatgtgattacattttcacgcaatttgagtgcacagatcctgagaagtcagtacccagaacaaccacctctggccgtaaaaacggcattgagtcaaacagagcttggatggcgtgtacaagtacagctgcccatgaagcttcaacacgataccacagttcatcaagagtagtgactggcgtattgtgacgagccagttgctcggccaccattgaccagacgttttcaagtgctgagagatctggagaatgtgctggccagggcagcagtcgaacattttctgtatccagaaaggcccgtacaggacctgcaacatgcggtcgtgcattatcctgctgaaatgtagggttttgcagggatcgaatgaagggtagagccacgggtcgtaacacgtctgaaatgtaacgtccactgttcaaagtgccgtcaatgcgaacaagaggtgaccgagacgtgtaaccaatggcaccccataccatcacgccgggtgatacgccagtatggcgatgacgtatgcattcttccaatgtgtgttcaccgcgatgtcgccagacacggatgcgaccatcatgatgctgtatacagaacctggattcatccgaaaaaatgacgttttgccattcgtgcacccaggttcgtcgttgagtactccatcgcaagcgctcctgtctgtgatgcagcgtcaagggtaaccgcggccatggtctccgagctggtagtccatgctgctgcaaacgtcgtcgaactgttcgtgcagatggttgttgtcttgcaagcgtcgtcatctgttgactcagggatcgagacggggctgcacgatccgttacagccatgcggataagatgcctgtcatctcgactgctagtgatacgaggccgttgggatccagcacggcgttgcgtattaccctcctgaacgcaccgattccatattctgctaagtcattggatctcgaccaaagcgagcagcaatgtcgcgatactataaaccgcaatcgcgataggctataatccgacctttatcaaagtcgaaaaggtAATGgtgcgcgtttctcctccttacacgaggcatcacaacaacgtttcaccaggtaacgccggtcaattgctgtttgtgtatgagaaatcggttggaaactatcctcatgtcagcacgttgtgggtgtcgccaccggcgccaaccttgtgcgaatgctctgaaaagctaatcatttgcatatcacaccatcttattcctgtcggttacattttgcgtctgtagcatgtcatcttcgtggtgtagcaattgtaatggcaagCAGTGTATTTTGTAAACAATTCCAACAAAAGTCATCGTTGTCAGTTAAGTTCTGTATATGCTAAAAGGTAATCGATTTTTTGCCTCACGGAACACCTAGAAGAACAAGTCTCGGCGCTACGCATCATGTGTATAAATCGACAGGCAGCTGTTTTAGATACACTGGAATCGTTAAACAAACAATATACCCAATCCTATATCATCACGGTATTAACAGGGAAATTTCAGTTTGTACTTCGTCCCAGACTAGCTAATTCCGTGCTGATAGGTAATCGTTCTTTCAAGAAAAAGTGCTTAGTttccatgatgctactccaggcgggtgtaaaaggAAATGTGCCCAACGTAAAATaaaaaacgctaaaatgaagatttgccctgtctgactaccccctgaaacagatcttaggctctcttaatggactttaacatataaattacaacctaaacataaatgaatgattaatgcAACTAGTACtattaaatgataaacgttgttcctgcttatatctctattgtagattaaaaaaggctttatattacaaaatttacatttcGTGAATAAAATTACTAAttaattgcccaactctgccccttattatgactgcgcgatctaatttcaataacgcgaaatgactgatatcaccgacgtaccaaacactagaagacactactttcaaagatgatctatgatggtgtggaacctcagtagaAATAAACTAACATGATCACACCTGTTTAGCTTTTGTAGCCGTAATACGCCGAAGCAATATGCGATATCgtcatatgtactgcgtccggcacgtcgaagtgatggttctcgtagtcgtctgcgacgatggaagaactccagctacaAATAAACTCTTCCAGCCACTAGGACGgtagaaggtggtcctctgactactatactctaatactgtcttctcctctctgagttctacagacgagaaacgtgaactcccagccCCCAAGGACGGAGTTTAGATAACGTCTCAATGTGAATATAGGCAGAGTAAGtgttctcaattactgaacgctgcgtactcagcgatgacttccaacccggaggtgaagtccagaatcgcataggttcgcaacagtacagtgcctgacTGTTCTatctataaactctcctgagagtctGTAACAACAAAGCTGATGTCGAGCGACCGCCACACACGGGCGCAACAAcagaagacctcttctctccaccgctggtctcccagcaaggctcggctccccaccatcgtaattccaaaaacgaatcatattccagaaacaacggaatattctccctctctacaggttCTTCCAAACGCCAACCAaccgtattttagtcttttgtcgtccagcgcagaaTGTTTGCCAgggaaaacctatactcgtacagcggtacgcttctgagtaaaaatccttggaaataacccagcctgtgtggttTCCGAGGCGTCGCTTCTCCgctcctctcacctgcgtccaaaatttgcagagttcgaagtattatccggttatccttccggctctACTACAACAGCGGCCGCGCGCCACCCTATTGTGATCCAGAGCTCAGGTGCTACGACGTACGTGTAGCTACTGTGTTTAAGCAGGGCCAGCACCTGTGCGAGCCTTCCACCCAGAGCGTGAATTCGCCTGCCGTTTCATcaccactggcgttccaacctctactagtgtaggcaatcattcattacgccctTTTTATAATAacgacactccgtcacctttcatgcaataagcgctaACAATTATTTActaggtgtacgtgacaatgtcagtctcctttaaatgttcatatgtacgatgtacaacctatcaaatgatatccaattgtggttgtagttcatggcaaagtatgtggatgaatgCTTGTAAggcgcgaaattatagccaccttacaagttgTCTATTCGCCTGTCTGAATGTCACAAAAGGGAGAAGCGGCAAAAGCCTAACGTTTGAGGGTAGCTTTTGAGGCTTGTTGGAATAAGTGAGGATTAACGAAAATGAGGCTGAACGAAAACATTTTCAGCGCAGAATTCGCACACGTCATTTGTCATTAGAGAGAAATATTACTGAAAAATAGCTGATCCTCGTTGATACAGCGTTATTGTAGATGAATTGGTAAATAGAtacggtaaagaatgctaaaagcaaatgtttcaaatggctctgagcactccatGAGCGAATAAATTCCTCTCGGTTTCTCTTAAATGAGGCGTGAGTCCACTAAAAACTTGGACGAAATTGCGAAAGATTTATCCTTATTAGATACTCTTTCATTTTGAAGGTATTctgtgagcaccatgggacgtaacttctgaggtcatcagtcccctagaacttagacctacttaaacctaactaacctaaggacttcacacacatccatacccgaggcaggattcgaacctgggaccgtagcggtcgcgcggttccacactgaagcgtctagaaccgcttggccactccggccggcttctgtacACATCTTACATATGTTTATACTGGACGGTAACATATGCTAAATCTTCGGAACCGCACGGACCACCCATTCTGAGCCTATACCTCTCGAGAACGCAAGCACACCAGCGGTGGCGTGCAAATGGTGCAGACATCGCTGCTGCCTCCCTGGAATTCAGAAAGCGTCTTTCTGTTTCAACCAGAAAACGTCAACAAATATTTCTTGCTGAACAGGAGGGCATAACCTATCAGCGTTCAGTTATGGAAGGGAGTTGATTGCCTTCATATACACTGCTCCACAGATTATATGTCTTTCGATCACTTAATACAGGAAAGAAAGTTAGCTCACCTCGACAAATTTAATTTTAGAATGTACGTAACTCATCTTCTTTCCGATAAGGTCCTGTACCTTTACACCAAGAGGTCTTTCATTCCGGTTACAATAGGATTTGTTTCCAGATGTGCCAAAGTACATCATCTCACAATTTGTAATTTTGTGTCATATACTCTTTAAATGTAATTCTTAATTACTTTTTCTCCTTGTTCTGTTCATTTTTGTCATTCTGTTCATACAGAAGTTCCCTATTATGATTTAAggtaatgaaatgaaaaataatatatcaaaGTTATTTATCGCCATTCAAGGCAAAACAGAGTTCACAGAATTAGGAAGAGGACAAGAGCAGAAAGAATTTCTTGAAGTAggtggcaagaggttcaagagataCACCTGtacaaatacttgggatcttggttaaccaaggacaacaacataaaatggacatcaaggaaagaatagcaatgggaatgaaatgcatgcattccctcagtgAGACATTCGACCCTAAATCTATCTCAGTAAACATTAAGGTGAAAATCtgcaacacagtgatatgcccagcagtaatgtacggttcagaaacatggagcatgactaagcgagaaaggaagaaaactattaatatttgaaagcagAGTAATAAGAAGGATATGGAGAACAGTTTTAGATAAcgaagaatggaggaggaggaaaacgaGGAAATTACCtcctgatgcgacaaccaactatcctataGAAGACAAAGAgggaaagaatacaatgggtgggccatgtagccggtatgccagatggaagacaggcgaggATGGCACTAGAGGGAAAAACAAACACGACCAAGGTAGcgttggatggacgacctggcgaaggacctagcagccctgggaattgaaaacacctggaggaaccgggcacaaaacaggaaggaatggaggcagtttgtagaAGCAGCGCTTGGTCTGCAGGACCTGTGATCGCTGGATATCTCTCTACATCTATTTATCGCCAATAGTATTTGTACGTCGAGAAGTTAAGCCTTtcatctttacaaaaaaaaaaaaaaaaaaaaaaaagttgtatgcgCGGTAAGCCCAAAACTCCCGAAAGTAAAGCACCACATCAATGAAACAGGTGGAAGAAAGTAACTTTTAAATATGACAAAACTGCTGATTTTTCTACAGGTTACCCAGTTTCTCGTATGCCAGGCGCGTCTCTTTGCTATAACTGTTACTCAGTGAGGCGTACCGAACAAATCTGGCGGGCACGAGACAACGCCCAACATACGACCTCAAGCAAGGCCGCAGTTCGAGGATCTCTACTTTCACGTCAGATTACCAGCGCTGGCCCGGCTGTGTATATAAACCCGCTATGTCCTCTGAACAGGCACatttcagcagcagcagtagcagcagcaccaACCCCTCAGCCATGAACACCCTGGTACGTATTACTGCTAAAGTGTCTAACATTGTACTTCATTACTGCAACCAACAGCCTCGTCCACGGAGCACTGCTTTACGATACGATACTTCTGGAATTTCAGATCGTCCTGAGCGCCGTCCTGGCCGTCGCCGTTGCTAAGCCCGGCTACCtgggcgccgcccccgccgcagtCGTCGCCCCCGCCGCGTACGCCGCCCCCGCTGTGGTGGCCGCCCCCGTGCACGCCGGCTACGCCGCCTACGGCCCCGCCCCCGTCGCCGTGCGCTCCGACGGCTACCTGCTGGACACCCCTGCCGTCGCCGCCACCAGGGCCGCCCACCTGACCGCCGTCGCCCAGACTCAGGCCCGTGACGCCGTCATCAACGGCGCCGCCCTCGCCTACGCTGCCcgcgcctacgccgcccccgccgtggCGTACGCCGCCCCCGCTCACGTCGCTTACGCCGCTCCCGCTCCTCTGGCCTATGCTGCCCCTGGTgccctcgccgccgccgcccaccTGCAAGCTAAGGCTGCTCTGCTGGGCTGAAATGTCTTTCCATCTTCCCGTCAGTAACTCTGCTGTTCCTGTACAAAACAAAGTAATAAATATCTAAATTCaccttattttgtttttcattttcttcacttgGTACTGCAGATGGCAAAATAATGTTTCCTTGAAGTTATAACATACGAGTCAAGAGATGTGGAACTGATCTTTCAGCATATATATAATATGTTTTCAGTGCTTAAAAAATTAACGCCGAACTTTTCTTCAAATAGACTTAGATAGTAGTATAGCTCTAAAATTAGTCTGCACAAGGAGCAAATTTAGCTTCACTGTCTCCACTGCAGGCTCATCTAGCGAATCTGATGATATTTCTGAGTAAAAGggtttaatttttgaaaataatgcGGTATTCTCGTCTTCTCTAAATAGACTGCTTCTGTTAATTTGTTCTAATTGTGTGGTGAGACCAGTTTGTATAGGAACATTTCGTTGCTCGTGATCACGTATAGCAGATGTACGTAGAGCGTTACACAGCTGTACACCGAGGTAACTATGTACCgtcggtcgatgtggccgagcggttctaggcactacagtctggaaccgagtgaccgctacggtcgcacgttcgaatcctgcctcgggcatggatgtgtgtgatgtccttaggttagttaggtttacgtagttctaagttgtaggcgactgatgacctcagaagttaagtcccatagtgctcagagccatttgaaccatttttgaactatgtaAGCTGCTGtataccagccggccgaagtggccgtgcggttaaaggcgctgcagtctggaaccgcaagaccgctacggtcgcaggttcgaatcctgcctcgggcatggatgtttgtggtgtccttaggttagttaggtttaactagttctaagttctaggggactaatgacctcagcagttgagtcccatagtgctcagagccatttgaaccattttgatgtataCCATTGTAAACGTATGTATCACACGTATGTCTGCTGCATAGAAGTATACCCTCTCTGTGTCTTAAAAATGCACCCATTTCATTCTAGTTAACTGAAATACGAATATTACGCAGTGGAAGAGCgatgaacacattacatatctgaCCAACGTCAGCAGGGTCTAGAGAAGGCATAGGATGTCGGAAATCATTACATTAGTATGATCCTGTTGAGCATAGTATTTGAACCTTAGCAATAAACAGTAGTACATATAACAATCTTTAGACTTCTTAAATTCTTTAGACCAACAATATAGGCGCCAGCATCGTTTCAAAATGTAGTGTCACAGACTACAATAGCAGTGATGGCTACATAATGCAATAATTTTCCCTTCCAGTGGTTAGCACGTATCTTCGCAGAGTGTCCCTCAGTCTGTTCCACGATTCTCCACAGACTATTATACTATATTGGTGTACTATTAGCGTATAGCGCAGCTTTCACACACCATAGACGAACGCAAAGTTTACAAGTTACGGCAATAGATAATTTTGCCCAAATCTGTCCTAAACCGGGTGTAATATCAGCGTAGGATTTTGAATAAAATACTAGCACCAGCTGAACTTTTATTTTCAGAATCGGCTCTGTTTCTTTGAGTTCTATCAGGTCCCCTGGCATATACCACTGGATAATAGTCTTGGGACCCGAAACCGATGGTGCTttttataataaaaagaaaagtccaACTAATGCTAGAATTTTATTCAAAATCAATAATAAAGCTGCGGTAGCTACATCAACACACTCTATACGCTGAACAAGAAGAAGAACGATGCAACGTTCCTTTTGACACCCATGTATGTTCGAAGGAATACTGCTTTGTAGTTTGAAACTAAATAGCTACTGCAATGTCTCATCGTCTTGATTTTGAGGTAAATTTCGGCTGACGAATCAACTTCAGCTGCAAGGAAAAAGAAATGCGCTGTGGGGCTCACTTAGCTTACACTTACACCTatgtagatactccacaagccaccgtacggcgtgtggcggatggtaccctgtaccagtaGTAGTCGTTTCTCTTTCTGCTCCATTGGCAAACAGAGCGAAGTAGAAACGACTGTCgatatcatagtatgaaggctttcacgaccggatgaaatatcttctggtaaaccttgcgggatgtgaggtcgtggtccatgaaactcttcagctcctaacgtttcgtccagtgcctctgaagacgtccagcgaagcactggacgaaacgttaggagctgaagagtttcatggaccacgacctcacatcccgcaaggtttaccagaagactgTCGATATGCCTCCATACGAACACAAatttttcttatcttcgtggttcctaTGCGCAATGTATATTGGTGGCTGTAGAAAcgttcggtagtcagcttcaaatgtcggttctctaaattttctcagcactgTTCCTTGAAAAGAAAGCCGCCTTCCCtgcatggattcccatttgagttcccgaagtgtcTCTGTAATATTTACGTGATGTTCCAAACTACCGGCAACATATCTATCAGTCCGCCTCTaaattgcctcgatgtcttcctttaatccgacatggtaggaacccaaaacactcgagcagtacgggAGGCtaggtcacaccagtgtcctatatgctttctcctttacagacgaaccacattttgctaaaattctcccaattactCTAAATAGACTATTCAGCTTCCCtaacacagtcctcacatgctcgttccatttcatatcgctctgcaacgttaagcTGTCGgaacacggaccgtgcatccgaacgttgagagttaaatgtaaatgtcgtgtgactagggcctgccgtcgggtagaccgttcgccgggtgcaagtctttcggtctgacgccacttcggcgacttgcgcgtcgatggggatgaaatgatgatggttgggacaacacaacactcagtccccgagcggagaaaatcttcgacccagtcgggaatcgaaactgggcccgtaggattgacattctgtcgcgctgaagactcagctaccggggacggacaggtTGAGCGTtgggcgtgccgagtttctgacgacaTTGCGTAGAATAGTAAGTTCGGTAGTCTTTTTAAAAATACAGGGCAATATCTAGTACGTCAGATATTCTGagagtgcgtctgagcgttgaccaatgagacgccatttacgtcacatgcacgccatctcccttctgCACAGTGAGGCGCCATCAtggcgttcatttcaagcctatacgtatatatgctgtttgtgagcaccagaaaattgagaatcactcgaaaacacTTTGTTAACTATGTGttttgttgcaataaaataatgagaatcatcatattcgtggcaaaaaaaTTTTTGTAACTCGTGTACTATGAGACTACgccatttgaaggcaacgacacaccgaggatccaccaaaaacgcattgttcttggtacaatttgttataattaaatttcagttagttacataactacgattaaagcttttaggAACTGGCAACATGCTAAGATTGGCTACCTTCAATGTGTTGTCGGTTCAGCACAGTGAGTAGCGTCAAGGACCTCCGTAAGTGTTTTCTAATATGACAGTGGTTCGTGTCTACCGCTGATAAcattttttccctaacattcgcgtttttaatcagttctgatgctttattgttagtttaatataagtatataatattttcttgttttgtaactgtaagttcacctttttttgaggagtgagtttgttcgattggcttaatctataggaccgcttgcgctacttgtatagagatattttgctccttttcttttgCGTTtcctaattcacatgttgcaaagattctgctaatagataggaacagtgatcaaataaGAATGACCTAGGATTTTTACTATAAcgtggaaatgatgaaataattctTATGTGGACAACTTTTCCAAATTtctatcgcactgtttgtaatggaacgttTATAAGCCTGTGTTCTTATTAACTTGACATGGTACTTTCCTGTCCGTTTCCAAATATGTGCATGGatgatgaagtttttatttgtgtatattacatatagaacaacgtgactgGCATATGGACAATGG
Coding sequences within:
- the LOC124788175 gene encoding cuticle protein 16.5-like encodes the protein MSSEQAHFSSSSSSSTNPSAMNTLIVLSAVLAVAVAKPGYLGAAPAAVVAPAAYAAPAVVAAPVHAGYAAYGPAPVAVRSDGYLLDTPAVAATRAAHLTAVAQTQARDAVINGAALAYAARAYAAPAVAYAAPAHVAYAAPAPLAYAAPGALAAAAHLQAKAALLG